One Lagenorhynchus albirostris chromosome 7, mLagAlb1.1, whole genome shotgun sequence genomic window, GCTGTAGCGGGTCCACCTCCTCCGTCGGAAAGCAGGGCTTTCCCCAGCTTTACCCTCGTCACCTTGTTACCGGCGTGAAAACTCAGTTACCGAACCTTTTAGAAGCGTCCCTCATGGAAACCCGCAGCCCGggttgaatttttctttcttttttggctgtttaCCACTTTTTaacatttccccctccccccgacCGAGGCCACTGCAGTGACCGTCAGTCCCGTCTCTGCGCCCGCTTCTCCCCCGCATCACCCCGAGAAGGCGCTGGGCAAAGCAGGCATTTTAGACTCTCCCGGGGGCGGCGGTGACGCCCTCTCCTCTGTCAGTGTGGTCCGCTAGCCAGCCCCTTACCCCGTTAACCCTCGGTTAACGAGGGTGCGCGGGGTGTCCCCTCGGGACCTGTGTCCCTTCGGCTTCTTATCTTTTAAGGCTGTGGTAGAGGCAGCTCGCTGCCCAGCTTTCCATCTCCATAAATAAACCCGAGAAAGAAACATGCCCTTGTGTCGAAAGATTTTAAGCATCAGAGGCATTTCAGAGGGGAGCTTTTCCAGAAGCTTCCACGGTTGGAGAGACCAGGGCGCAGAGCTGGTAGAGGTTCAGGTCGGCTGCACTGTGGCCGGTCTTCCTGCAGCCCCGCAGTTTTGTCAGGAGAGCCTCTCGAGTGACTTGAAGGTCTGATTAGGGGCAATTGTACCTCATTTTAGTGAGTTTAAAGCACCATCAAATTAAAAGTACATATTATGGAACGTGCTGCTAATTAAACTCTGAGAAAGCATGGACTGTGAGAGGCACCGCCatttcagagatttttaaatattacttaaaGTTACTGAAATGCAGTAGCTACCACTGTGCCAGGAAACTGCTTAGTTCTTTGGGTTTTCATCATAACTTGCAGTCTtgtgcaggtgaggaaacaggtggATAAGTAGGGTAAGGGTGGGGGGAATGCCTTCTGTGTCTTAGAAGCTGGGGTGCCGAGCGCTCAGGCCCAAACATATGAATGCCTCCCGCACAAGCTCGCAGTGAACTTGGATGATTTGGGCAGGAAGAGGTGGGCGTCACAGGTCACCCTACATCACGGTTAAAATGGAGACCCAGCTGTTTCTCAGTTACCAGGGATAATCTTCTCTAGGTAAGCCGGATGTGGCGTCTCCCTGATCTGACCTGATATGACCCTGTGTCTGCACCTGTCATGATTCTGAGCCCTGCATTGTTGTCACATACGCAGTGCTGCTACTAGCAGGGTGATCCTGGCAGGGCTGGATCTgcgtctgtgtctgtgtcccttACAGCCTTCTCTACCTCGACCATCTCTCCACTGAAAGAGGGGagataaagcagcagcagtggGCTGGAATGATTGGTTTGGGGAGGCAGAAGGAGGACAGAGAAAGCCTGGAGATGAGTTAGGACCACAGTCCAGGAAACAAGTAACAAGGGTGGGCTCCCGTCCAGGCTGCCACAGGATCAAAGCGGAGGGCGCTTGTGGTGTGATGCCTGGCACACTGTTGGTGCTGCCTGAAGAAAGGCGAGAGAGGCCGGGGTGGGGCAACGGTCCTCAGGAAGCTGGCTCACAGCCTGCTGCACCGGGGCTTTCTCTTTGATCCGACCCCCTCCTTCCCAGCACATTGCCTTTTTGGCCGTATATGCTCTTAAAGTTgatggcaaaaaaaaaccaaaaaacggcTGTGTGGAGCTTGGCACCCATCAGAAATGCTAGAGAAACCAGCTAAGTCAGTGGCCTCTTTTCCACATTTCTGCCTGCAGGGATGCCGGAGGGGCCGTCTGTGAGGAAGTTTCACCATCTGGTCTCTCCCTTCGTGGGGCAGCAGGTGGTCAAGACAGGGGGCAGCAGTAAGAAGCTGAACCCTGCGGGCTTCCAGTCCCTGTGGCTGCAGGACACCCAGGTGAGTTCGTCATCTTCTGACGGGCTCGGGCTCGTTCCACAGCTCACCCCAGCGGGCCGACTCCATCAGCACACCCTGTACCGCCCCTAAATTTATCTCAAGACTTTTCATGCTGTCACTTCCTGGAGCCTGAGGCGACCATGCTGGGAGTCCACGCAGCTCCCCTTCTGACATTTCTCAGCCTCGGGTGAGCAGCACAGTGGCCTGTGgaactataaaaaatacatgtGCACGAGCTGGGTATTCACATTCAACGTCTGGAGTGGTGGTGATGACTCCGACAGACTGATGTGCACCTTGTTTGGAAACCGTGTTTAATTCTATGGGGCCAGCAAGGAGGTGAGGAAAGAGCATAGCCTTCTGATCTGGGTTTCAACCTGACTCATCTTTGCTTTGAGCATGAGTCAGAATTCCCTaaggcagcagtccccaacctttctgcCACCAGgaaccagtttcgtggaagacagtttttccacggatggcgggggcggtggggtggggagggatgcttcaggcggtaatgtgagcgacggggagctgcagatgaagcttcgctcgctcttCTGCCCGCCACTCCCCttctgctgtgcggcccggttcctaacaggccacggccCGGCCCGGtaccgggggttggggacccctgccctaagGGGCTCGCAGAGCTCTTTGTGGTCTGACTCATGCCTCCCTCTCTGGCCTGCAGTTCACCCTGCCCCAGATCTCTCTCCAATCATTTTGAACTATCTAGAGCTCCTCTCACAGTCCTTCATGGTGACGTGCTGCTCCCCTGTGCGGGCAggtcttcctttttctcccagcTCCACCCCCATTCCTGTCCCTTCATGTTACCATGGTAATTCCTGGTCTCCTGGATTCGGCCTTGCCATCACATCCTCTGAGAAGCCTGCCCTGCCTGCTCTGAGTTGGAGAAGAGACTCTGCTGTGCTTCCCGGGCACCCTGTACCTCTTGTTGGATGCTCACTGCTGAATTTGTCCTGCCTGTTGAGTGGAGGAGACAAGTAAACAGGGCGCAATATTGTATTCCTGGCACCTAACTGAGTGCCCAGCACTTAGGAGGCATTTGGTAATTGGCGGTAGAAAAACCAAGGATTTCTGCTGCTTCTTAGCTGTGTGTTTCTAAGCAAGTTACATAACCTCTTAGCTCTAGTGTCTGCTAGagttgtaaaatggggataaacacCTACCAGTTAAAATTGTTGAATTAAGCCGACtttatgcctggcacataataggtgctcagtaaatactagtCTCTGTCTTCCACCTTGCCCttctctcacacacagacacacgcgcgcgcgcgcgcacacacatacacacacacacacacacacacctggcacataataggtggtCAGTAAATACTAGTTCTCTGTCTTCCACCTTGCTCttctctcacacacagacacacacacacacacacacacacacacacacacacacacacacacacctggcacataataggtgctcagtaaatactagtTCTCTGTCTTCCACCTTGcccttctcacacacacacacacacacatacacacacacacaggctatAAAACCATTCTTGGTTAGAACTGGAAGAGGTCTGGAAGAGGTCTGCTACACCTTCATGTGTGTTTTCtgcatttggaggtggggctcagGGAGGGGGAGCGGTTAGCCCAAGCCGACATTGCTAGCAAGGGACAGAGACTGGAGCACAGGCCCCCTGACCTCCAGGTTTTGTGCTGTTCCCGTGAGAGCACCTGGACTCTTTGTCCAGACTGTCCTGCAGAGTTTGCGGGACAGGATTAATGTCCCTTTGCCTCTGGGTCCCAGTGGCCGGGATCTTAGCACCTGCCTTCACAGAGCTGGCTTGCAGAAAATATTTACTCAATAGCTGAGTGGACAGAAGAATGTGAGGCAAGGGAGCCTTGAGATGGATCTGGGCACTGGTTTCCCAGTAAACCAAGGCAGGGGTCAGTGTTGGGAGCCCAGAAGCCTAAGGGAGGTGGCCTTGGGGAGCTGCCTGGCATTTGGGTCCCTATCAGTGGGCTCCCTTTCTGTTCCTCTGTCCGTGGGTCCTGTTCTCAGGATCTGAGAGTTGAATTTGGAAGTTTAGACCTGTGTCCCTAAATGGGAAGCTGTTAGGTAGCAATGAATGGAGGAAGGGAGCGTGTGATTAAGGCCCAGCTGGGGGCCTCGACATAGAAGAGGTCCCGTGGCCTGGAGAAAAAGCCTTCATGATGGAGATGGGACTTGAGTTGGACCTTGAAGGATGGAGGACTTAAGTGGgtcaaaaggagaagaaagggcatTTCAGGTTTGAGAATCAGTTACAGATTCAAACATGGAGGTGGAATGAGCAGGGTGGGCTCGTGAGGCAGAGGAAAATTGGCTCCACTCTGTGCTGCCTGTTTATCTGGCATGGCCCTTCACTGTCCTTCCTTATAAGCTCTCCAGTTTCTGTGTCAGGAATTATGTATTATTGCTCATAACAGACTCAGAATTCTGAGTGGCTTATACAAGTCAGGAGGTTTTTTTCCCGCTTCCCATAATGGGAAGTCTAGAGGAGGCGGTCCAGGGTGGTGTAGGAGTGATGCAAGATCACTGGGGCCCAAGCTCCTGCTCTTCTCTCCCTGGTCTAGCCCTCATcctcatgatgatgatgataacatgGCAGCTGGGATTCCAGCCATTACATCCacattccaggcaggaagaaaagGCAGGAGAGAGCTGGAAACTGGTTCAtccattttaaagacatttcctGGAAACCACATTTGACCATTCCTGCACAATCTCACtggcttccccatctgtaagggAGGCTGGGAGACGTAGGTTTTTAGCTGAGTATGTTGACGTTCCTGTAAATCAGTAGATTTGTTGgtagggagaaggggagagagggatgtTGGGAGGCAGCCAGCAGTCTCTCCACACTTGGTCCCATAtcatcttctcttttgttttagcCTCTCATTTTGCAGAGCACACACTCCAGAGCTGCCTAAGAAAGCATTAGGGGTGGGAGGTAAATACTGAGTCCTTTCCGCCTGTTAATGTTTCTGTCCCATCCTAGTCTGGGTGGGTGGGACATCTGGAGATCAAATCCCACTGTATACTTAGACTTTATGTCAGtcctccaattaaaaaatatgtacagctttGTTGAGGTGTAATTCACATCACATCCAGTTCacccatttcaagtgtacaattcagtttCTTgacacagagttgtgcaaccatcaccatcatcaacttcagaacatttcatcacccccaaaagaagccTTGTGCCCATTAGTCCTTTCCCTTTCACCCCAactctccacccccagccctaaGCGACCATTTTACTCTCTTTTCTATCCTACAGATTTGCCTTTTGGGGCGGCATTTCACATACTTGGAATCATGCCATGTgtgactggcttctctcactgagcataatgtttcGTAGGTTCATCCCTGTTACAAcctgtgtcagaacttcattccttttaaatcCTGAATTCCCTGAGGGAAGGAGCAGAGACTCACTCATCTGTGTGACCCTCAGCACCTAGCACGCTGTCTGGCACGTTGTATAAACCCAGTTAGCAGTTAGAACTGAACTGTCCATAGTGTCAGAGGAATTTAAAAGAGGGACAGCGGAAATTGCCACTGTTGGGAAGGGTGCAAGGGTCTCCTGACCTAGGCCTTTTGACCTGGTAAATGTTTTGACCTTGAGGGTCATCTGACAAATATTTTCATCAGCCTTATTCCAGCGTGGGTGAGTTGCACCGAGAAAGTGTTGCCTGGAGCAGATTCTCTTATGCCTGCTTAATTCCTTGCCCAGGTTTTTATGTGAGCTCAGTTAAGCCATTTCTGATGTGTGGCGGCAAACAACTGTGCTCAGATTTGCAGTTAAGCTATTCTGGAATTATTTAGAAAGATAATGCCCCCTTTGGGGGAGAGGCCTTCAAAAGACTGCTCCAGTTGTTAACTTTTATACTAATTGACAAATTGGAGATCTCATCAGAACTGTGATCTTTAAGTACGTACCTTTGGGGGTCAAAATATCACAGGCAGTTCCATTATGAATGCCAGATGTTTGGGGTTTAGTTCTTGGAAAGACTGCCTGAATTTCGGGTCTTGCAGAACAGGCTTATCCTGGAATCGGGCCATGTACACATTACCTGCCAGGACTAGCAATGTGGAGATGGAATACTCAGCAGCTGGAACATTCTTTTAcacacattttctgttttcattttcttctactgCAATCGTGTTGATTGTCATTTTTGATTGTGAGGTCTCGTGTGGCCATTCCTTCTATCAAATCCAATTTCAGGGGGATGGTGAGGGCTGCAGAATTTGACAGTGGGTCGTCTTCAGCTGCTGTCAATTTgcgtgtggtgtgtatgtgtaggtATGCTGATTATTTctaacaaagaaaaagtattatgaATTGAATACAGGAATGACAATTAGTATTTACTTATTAGCTAATTCATGAAAAAATGGGGAGTATTTCCCCTCAGGTATTCTAGGGTGGCCCTGCATCTAGCGTGCATCTATTTCATTGCTGATCTGATTCTTCTACTTGCTTCTAATCACTTTGAAAACCATGTACTAAGTGCCCACACGGCTGGagcaaaaaggaaaaggcaagtcCCAAATATTCAAGTTGGGAAAGTTTCATGGAAGAGGCAAGAGGGGAGACATTTGCATTAGGATAAATGTCTGTATACACCTCTTCCAGTCTTCCCCGTTCTGGGTAAGACACAGTCTGTTTTGACTGCAGTAACAGAATACCTCACACCAGGtagcttacaaacaacagaaatttatttctcacagtctggagcatggaaagtccaaggtcagggtgctagcagattcagtgtctggtgaggacccacttCCTGGTTTGTAGACAGCCATCTTTTTGCTGGATCCTCATGTGGAAGAAGGGTTGAGGGAGCCCACTgaagtctcttttataagggcactaatcccattcaggagggctctaccctcatgacctaatcacctcctggaggccccacctccagacaccatcacactgggggttgatttcaacacatgaattttgggaggacacagatAAGTCTATAGCAGAGCCTTAGATCATGTTCATCTTTTTCTAGGTCCATGGAaagaaattattccttagatttGATCCAGATGAAGAAATCGTGTCCCCTGGCAACAACCCACTGTCAGAGCCTCTACAAAAAGAGTGGAAGGAAGAGGCCGGGCACCACCAGGAAATCTCTGAGCAGTCCTCCCGGTCCCCAGGAGGAGATGATGCTGTCCCCAGTGGAGGTGATGGTCTGCGGTGTTTGTGGGGAGACACCCCTGCAGGAGGTGCTGAGAGGTGGCTGCAGGTCAGCTTTGGCTTGTTTGGCAGCGTCTGGGGGAACGAGTTCTCCAGAGCGAAGAAAGCAAACAAGAGGGGTGACTGGAGGGACCCTGTTCCAAGGTAAGGCGTGGTTGAGCAGGCCGTGGGCTGTGACTGTCGGCAGCTGTGCGGGGTCTGTGGGGTTCGCCAGGGCTCCGCTGTGTGGGCCTGGGCCGGGCTCTGCGGGCAAGCTGGGTGGTCTCCAGCAGCCTGCCGCCTAGGAGAGACAACCCGCTCCTCTGCCCACTGAGGTGGCAGGTCGACTGTGGTCTGCACCCAGAGAGGGATGGGGACCACCTGGCAGCTTAGAGAGCAGGGAGTACTTTCCCAACAAGCACAGCCCTTGAGGCTGGGAGGCCTCTGAACAACATTTTATGGCTTGACTAGTGCTCTCTGAATTTAGGGACAGAATTGCCCCAGTTTTCAGTCTGTTCATGTTGAGGAGAATATCGGTGCAGAAAACTCTATCCATGTTCAGGATTCTTTCCTTAGTGTAGATTCCCAGAGGAATCATTGCTGGTCAAAGAGAATGAATGTTCTTATTGGTAGCACTGAGTTTTTTGTGTCCTTTTTATCAACTTGTAGGGGCTTTCGGACCTTGTGTGTTAACCTCTGTGATGTGTGGTGCTAGTGTTTCCAGCCTGTCTGTGTCCTTTGATGGTGTTTGTGCCTTTAGGCATTCAGGATTTTTAGTTTGTAGGTAGTGAGTGGTCAGTATTTTCCTTGATAGCTCTTAAGTTTTATCCTCTTGCTAAAGAAGGCTCCTTCTACCTCCAAATCAAAATACTTTTCTAGtttcataattatatattttttcatgtccaGAACTACAGTCTTTGTTTATGGTATTATGTAAGGCCAGTAAGATGCTTGGGACTATAAAAATAACTCAGatcgggagttccctggcagtccaatggttaggacttggcgcttccactgctgagggcctgggtttgatcccaggtcggggagctaagatcccgcaagccgcatggtgaggccaaaaaaaaaagagagagagagaaaaaaagaaaacctcagactGGCTGGAATGGTGAGGAGATTCTTTTGACTCACagacagttgacccttgaacaacacaggtttgaaccgcACGGGGCCACTTACACGGGGATTTTTTCAATAGTACTATTACATTGCTGCACGACTCactctgaggttggttgaatccatgggtACGGAACCGTGGATACAGAGGCCGGCTGCAAGTTACGTGCGCGGATTTTCAACTATTCAGAGGGTCAGTGTCCCAACCCCCaagttgttcaggggtcaaccaCGTTAGAAGCTCAGAGGGAGTGCGGGCTGTGGCGATGACGCAGGTCCAAGCCTTTGGCTTCACATTCTTGTGATTCTCCTGACTTTGCACTTTGCCACATGTTGCTTTTGTCCTTAGACCAGCAGCAGGAGACTCCTGCAGTTCCAGGCCTTATATCCAcacaagaaaagaggaagagaggagagagagggtcaTTTCTAAAGTTCAGATGAGCAAGGAGAGCTTTCCCCGAAACCCCCAGGAAACCTCTCATGGCCCCGAAGCTGGGCTCGTGGGCTGATTCGGACCCGGTCACCAGCCGGGGCGATTGGAACGCTCTTCCACTAACAAGGCTGGTCCTGCAGGCCTTCAGATTTATTGCCACACAGTGAACTCATGTCATTCACTTATTTTTGAATCTCTTCCTGTCACGTTATAACTCCTTCCATGTTGCATATTTTGCTTTGctgccccaccccctttttttctttattaggcTTGCCTGAGTTTTATCTACTTCGTTGgtctttcaaataaataatagttTTGTATACTAACCACATGGAAGagtatttcctaatttttcaaaTCTTTGAGTGTTTGGGGTCatcttttttggggttttttttgttttaattttttttattggattacGATCAGGGTGGCAGCCTGTAAATTTTCTACTTTTGGCATCAAGATTTGCAGCCAAACACATAATTGATCTTTGCTTACGTTTTGTGTACATAAATGAAGATAGAATGTTCATTAAAagtaaaaccaaaccaaaaaccaaacaaacaaaaaaagaaaaacattctgtaAATGTTAAGAACAGGTTATTGTTTTGATAGCTcagcttttctctgtttttgttttttgcggtacgcgggcctctcactgttgtggcctctcccgttgcggagcacaggctccagacgcgcgggctcagcggccacggctcacgcgcccagccgctccgcggcatgtgggatcctcccggaccggggcacgaacccgtgtccgctgcatcggcaggcggactcacaaccactgcgccaccagggaagccctttgcttattttttttttgtttaatatgcAAAACTTGGGAAGAGGATCATTGAAGTCCCCCAGGCTAGTTGTGGTTTTATAGAGTTTCTCCATGTCTTTcgtttttgtttctgtgttttgctgCCCTTGGTCCCAGGCATCAGGGTCCCTGACTCTCAAAGGTTCTTTGCAGCTTCATTATTAAACAATCCTGGACCCTCTCTCTGCCTTTAGCCCTAATTCTGCTTCTCTTTGATGTTAACAGTGCCACTCCATGTTTGGTTGGCTCACCCCCTGGTCTTTTTTCCACTTAGTTGTAGGTctgttttttcacttattttaggTATGCTTGCTATAAACAGTAAATAGCAGGCTTTTGTATCTCTTTAAACTCAGATGCAAACTCCTTGTTTTGAAATGGGGTAACTGTGCTATttggattttctttcatttgtagtTTTATtgtcccttgttttcttttttctgttggatttatcacatttcttcctttttttaaaaattaattttatttttggctgcattgggtctttgttactgtgtgcgggctttctctagctgcagtgagcggaggctactactctttgttgcgatgcgtgggcttctcattgtggtgccttctcttgttgtggctcatgggctctagagcacaggctcagtagttgtggcgcatgggcttagttgctccgcggcatgtgggatcttcccggaccagggctcggacctgtgtcccctgcgttggcaggcggattcttaaccactgcgccaccagggaagtctcttttcttccttttttttttaaacctctgttAATTTGGAAGTACTGCtatttatctttattcttttggtaataatattatctttaaatgatatctgtttttttccctgagtTAATAACTATCAAATTTTTAATAGTATTAAATTAATAAtcttttcccttattattaacaaTGGTATTTTGCTCACTCTCTTTCCCCCCTCCGTCTGAGATGagacctttaaaatatttctacttctgtactTTCCTGCCATTTCTACCCCATCTCTTGTGTCTGCTGAGATACTTTAGAATTTTAGTTCCATATTGTTAATTAACTACACTGTtagttatatataattaaattaattaatattaaaaacacactAATATAGGTGTCTTTTTGTTCAGAGAATCCTTTCCTCACACTTGGATTACAGGTGCACTGTTATGATTGCAGGCCACTCGGATCTCACAGTAGACGTGACAGAGTCCAGTGCAAATCTTTCCATCCATCCTTTCCATCTCCCCTCCTCTTGAGATCCTTGCTGATTTAATTTCTGTTGGGATGTACTTTTCCTTGAGTAATTACCACAGGTACTATGCGTAGGTGTTTTTCTGAGTCCTGTTCCTCTCAAGCTGTCCCTTTACTTTCACATAAGATACCACCCAGGTCAGATACGTGAGTCTTGGAGTCCAGCTGCAGCCCGAGTCTCTCCCCTCACAGAGTAGCCCGTTATTGCTTATCAGGGTTCATGAGGTTTCTCCTGTGTCCCTGGTGGGGGCGGTGTGTGTATGTCTCTCTTGGTAGATCTTGCCCGGGACTGGGAGAGGTGCCTACCTGGCATCAGTTTCTCTGTCCTCCTTCCTTAACAAGCCCTGCTTTGTGCCATAGCCACACCTCCTGGACTTGAGACTTTTCTGTATGTCCCAAGTTGTCTTCTGCCAACACATATTGTTATTatcagaaaaaaggagagagtagacattttcttttaattactccATTTGGCCGTGAGAGTTTAACAATTCTGGCAGAGCCATCCCTTTTCTCCCCTGGGACCTTAGCTTCCCCAGATTATCCTGAGCGGAGTGGGagctgtgtgtgcacgtgtgaccTGATGCTGCTGTCATAGCCCTGTGCACCGTgacctctcctctcttcccaggcTGGTCCTGCACTTCGGCGGGGGCGGCTTCTTGGCCTTCTATAACTGTCAGATGGTGTGGAGCTCCTCTTGCCCGGTGGTCAGACCCACCTCTGACATCTTGTCGGAAAAGTTCCATCGAGGACAGGCCCTGGAAGCTCTGGGCCGGGAGCAGCCCGTCTGCTATACGCTGTTGGACCAGAGATACTTCTCAGGCTTAGGTATGGCTGATGGCAGAGGGTGGTCCTGCTGACCGACCTAATGAAAAAGTCCCTCGTCCAGGAGGCGGGAAACTGACACCCGCCACTGGTGTCAGTGATGCTGGACGATCACCTGGGCTCCTTAGCTCCACTTCCCTCGTTTTTAAAATGAGGGAGTAGATCAGGCCATTTCTAACTTCTCTCCTACCCTAATTATATTATCAGTCGTCGTCTGCCTGATAGCCACATTGGAGCATGACCTTCTAAAGGGCAGGGATCACGTTccctccatccttttttttttttttaatttattttttgtttgtttgttttttgcggtacacgggcctctcactgctgtggcctctcccgttgcggagcacaggctccggacgcgcgggctcagcggccatggctcacgggcccagccgctccgcggcatgtgggatcttcccggaccggggcacgaacccacgtcccctgcatcggcaggcggactctcaacctctgcgccaccagggaagccctaatttattttttaattgaagtatatagtaGGACAAACGCAGACCCTGCACCCAGAGGAGCACAGGCTTCCAGGAGCGGCCTTTGGGGTAAATTAGCAAGAGAAATGCTGTGTAACCGGCTGTTGTTACAAACGATAATCAGAACAGCCGACATTTTTCAGGTGACTCCACTGTGCCAGGTACGTGGGTTCATCCTTATTGCTCTTCCTCAAGATGGCCACTTACTAGTTTTCCCTtcattcagatgaagaaactaaagcaaaaGACACATTGCTCTAAGGGCACAGCTGAGATATGAAGCAGGTAGTCTGCTGGCGaattttagagagaaattttGTGTGACTGTGAAGCTCTTGGAAAGAGCAGCCTTTTCACCTGTCCATCTGCTCCACACGTGCCAAACGCCTGGCCTCCACCGAGCTCACCTTCTCTCCTGAAGGAGAGGGTTGTTTAGTGACCCAGCAAGCATGGACTCAGCCCCCTGGAGCTAAAGATAGACTGTGATAAATGCCTAGTA contains:
- the NEIL2 gene encoding endonuclease 8-like 2 isoform X2 codes for the protein MLTAEFVLPVEWRRQVHGKKLFLRFDPDEEIVSPGNNPLSEPLQKEWKEEAGHHQEISEQSSRSPGGDDAVPSGGDGLRCLWGDTPAGGAERWLQVSFGLFGSVWGNEFSRAKKANKRGDWRDPVPRLVLHFGGGGFLAFYNCQMVWSSSCPVVRPTSDILSEKFHRGQALEALGREQPVCYTLLDQRYFSGLGNIIKNEVLFRAGIHPLSPGSLLGLPRLEALVDHVVAFSAGWLRGKFQGRQQHTQIYQKEWCPAGHQVVKEALGPPGGFQRLTWWCPQCQPRLSLDEPEQVAPSSGARAPSTQSLALEGP
- the NEIL2 gene encoding endonuclease 8-like 2 isoform X1, whose product is MPEGPSVRKFHHLVSPFVGQQVVKTGGSSKKLNPAGFQSLWLQDTQVHGKKLFLRFDPDEEIVSPGNNPLSEPLQKEWKEEAGHHQEISEQSSRSPGGDDAVPSGGDGLRCLWGDTPAGGAERWLQVSFGLFGSVWGNEFSRAKKANKRGDWRDPVPRLVLHFGGGGFLAFYNCQMVWSSSCPVVRPTSDILSEKFHRGQALEALGREQPVCYTLLDQRYFSGLGNIIKNEVLFRAGIHPLSPGSLLGLPRLEALVDHVVAFSAGWLRGKFQGRQQHTQIYQKEWCPAGHQVVKEALGPPGGFQRLTWWCPQCQPRLSLDEPEQVAPSSGARAPSTQSLALEGP